A window from Exiguobacterium marinum DSM 16307 encodes these proteins:
- the perR gene encoding peroxide-responsive transcriptional repressor PerR, with translation MLDHAVQSLREHGVRMTPQRQAILEYLVTEHSHPTADDIYKALAARFPNMSVATVYNNLRVFKEVGLVQEMNYGDASSRFDFVTSKHYHIICDTCGKVVDFNYPVLDEIESVASQLTGFKVDRHRLEVYGTCPSCQSEQSQTH, from the coding sequence ATGCTTGACCATGCTGTTCAGTCGCTCCGGGAACATGGAGTCAGAATGACGCCTCAGCGCCAGGCCATTTTGGAGTACCTCGTCACGGAGCACAGTCACCCGACAGCGGATGACATTTATAAGGCACTTGCCGCACGGTTTCCGAATATGAGTGTGGCCACTGTATACAACAATTTGCGCGTATTTAAAGAAGTAGGTCTCGTTCAAGAGATGAACTATGGGGACGCCTCAAGTCGTTTTGACTTTGTGACGTCGAAGCACTATCACATCATCTGTGACACGTGTGGAAAAGTCGTCGACTTTAACTATCCTGTATTAGATGAAATCGAGTCTGTTGCCTCTCAATTGACGGGATTCAAAGTCGATCGTCACCGTCTTGAAGTGTACGGAACGTGCCCGTCTTGTCAGTCTGAACAATCACAAACACATTAA
- the ntdP gene encoding nucleoside tri-diphosphate phosphatase has translation MSLFPKAGSKIEIQSYKHNGTLHRVWEETLVLQSSKTDMIGFNDRIMVSESDGRQWRTREPAICYFSSEYWFNVICMIREDGIYYYCNLGSPTTFDGDERAIKYIDYDLDIKVFPDMSYTILDEDEYERHRREMNYPKAIDRILKQNVQELINWIRGRKGPFNPTFVDEWYREYEARYRR, from the coding sequence ATGAGCTTATTTCCCAAAGCAGGTAGCAAAATCGAGATACAGAGCTACAAGCACAACGGAACTTTGCATCGCGTTTGGGAAGAAACGCTCGTCCTTCAGTCGTCAAAAACGGATATGATCGGATTCAATGACCGGATCATGGTCAGTGAGTCAGACGGTCGGCAATGGAGAACGCGAGAGCCGGCAATTTGCTACTTTTCATCTGAGTATTGGTTCAATGTCATCTGTATGATTCGCGAAGACGGGATTTACTACTATTGTAATCTAGGTTCGCCGACTACATTTGATGGGGATGAACGTGCCATCAAATATATCGATTACGATTTGGACATCAAGGTGTTCCCAGATATGTCGTATACGATTTTAGATGAAGATGAATATGAGCGGCATCGTCGTGAGATGAATTATCCGAAAGCGATTGATCGAATCTTGAAGCAGAACGTGCAAGAACTGATCAACTGGATTCGAGGACGGAAAGGGCCGTTCAACCCAACATTTGTCGATGAATGGTATCGCGAATACGAAGCACGTTACCGGAGATGA
- a CDS encoding ABC transporter ATP-binding protein produces the protein MGSIKRYMQFVKPYKKQIALTIFVGILKFSIPLGLPLLYKYVIDNYLVDDAPKQDYTTLVWLFSIVFFVFLVVKPPIEYLRQYLAQWAATRVLFDVRNRLFDHVQKLSLRFYSNNKTGQIISRIINDVEQTKDFVITGLMNIWLDMVTILIAIGIMYTIDPQLTLIAILPLPFYAIAVRYFYGRLRRLTRERSAALADLQGHLTERVNGMAVIRSFALEPYENKAFEQQNGGFLNAALKHTSWNAKTYVVVSTITDIAPILIFTTASWLVLQGPVTLGTLVAFIAYIDRLYAPLGRLVNSATTLTQSVASMDRVFEFLDETYDIEEKPNGFVPLSTAGKIDLDHVSFSYEQDGTRALNDVNLQIRSGERVAFVGMSGGGKSTLVSLIPRFYDVTDGSIKIDGVDVRDFKLRALRDQIGMVMQDSVLFSESVAMNIRMGNPNATDEEVIAAAKAANAHEFISKLEGGYATPVGEKGVKLSGGQKQRLAIARVFLKNPPILILDEATSALDLESEAMIQDSLARLTKGRTTLIVAHRLSTITDADQIVVVDNGQIMESGTHEELMRRRGAYYDLYMIQDLAVVE, from the coding sequence ATGGGTAGTATTAAACGTTATATGCAATTTGTTAAGCCTTATAAAAAACAAATTGCCCTTACCATTTTCGTCGGGATTTTGAAGTTTTCGATCCCGCTCGGATTACCGTTACTTTATAAATATGTCATCGATAACTATTTGGTGGATGACGCACCGAAACAGGATTATACGACACTCGTCTGGTTGTTCAGCATCGTTTTCTTCGTCTTCCTCGTCGTCAAGCCGCCAATTGAATATTTGCGTCAATATTTGGCGCAGTGGGCCGCGACGCGTGTCTTGTTCGATGTCCGGAACCGGTTATTTGACCACGTCCAAAAGTTGTCACTCCGCTTTTATTCAAACAATAAGACCGGTCAAATCATTTCACGGATCATCAACGATGTCGAGCAGACAAAGGACTTCGTCATCACCGGGCTGATGAATATTTGGCTCGACATGGTCACCATCCTTATCGCCATCGGCATCATGTACACGATTGACCCGCAACTCACGCTGATTGCGATCTTACCACTTCCGTTTTATGCGATCGCAGTCCGCTATTTCTATGGGCGGTTGCGTCGCTTGACGCGTGAACGGTCGGCGGCACTCGCTGACCTTCAAGGTCATTTGACAGAGCGCGTCAACGGAATGGCCGTCATCCGGAGTTTTGCGTTAGAGCCATATGAGAACAAGGCGTTCGAACAACAGAACGGCGGTTTCTTGAACGCGGCGCTTAAACATACGAGTTGGAACGCCAAGACGTATGTCGTCGTGTCGACCATCACCGACATCGCACCGATCCTCATCTTTACGACGGCATCATGGCTTGTCCTTCAAGGGCCGGTAACGCTCGGGACGCTTGTCGCGTTCATCGCTTATATTGACCGTCTGTATGCACCGCTCGGTCGTCTCGTCAACTCGGCGACGACACTCACGCAGTCGGTCGCTTCGATGGACCGGGTTTTTGAATTTTTAGATGAAACGTATGATATCGAAGAGAAACCGAACGGGTTCGTCCCGTTGTCGACAGCAGGTAAAATTGACCTTGACCACGTCAGCTTTTCGTATGAACAGGATGGAACACGGGCGTTGAATGATGTGAACCTCCAGATTCGTTCCGGGGAACGCGTGGCGTTTGTCGGGATGTCCGGTGGAGGGAAGTCGACACTCGTCAGCTTGATTCCACGTTTTTATGACGTGACGGATGGAAGCATTAAAATCGACGGGGTCGATGTGCGTGATTTCAAATTGCGTGCGCTCCGTGATCAAATCGGAATGGTCATGCAAGACTCCGTCCTCTTCAGTGAATCGGTCGCGATGAACATCCGCATGGGGAATCCGAATGCGACGGACGAAGAAGTCATCGCAGCGGCGAAGGCGGCTAACGCCCATGAATTCATCTCGAAACTCGAGGGTGGATATGCGACACCGGTCGGGGAGAAAGGTGTCAAACTCTCCGGGGGACAAAAACAGCGGCTTGCGATTGCCCGTGTGTTTTTAAAGAACCCTCCTATTTTGATTCTAGATGAGGCGACAAGTGCACTCGACCTAGAAAGTGAAGCGATGATTCAAGATTCGCTTGCCCGTCTGACGAAGGGGCGTACGACGTTAATCGTTGCCCACCGTTTGTCAACGATTACGGACGCGGATCAAATCGTCGTCGTCGATAACGGTCAAATCATGGAGTCGGGAACGCATGAAGAACTGATGCGTCGTCGAGGGGCGTATTACGACCTGTATATGATTCAAGATTTAGCCGTAGTTGAATGA
- a CDS encoding thiol-disulfide oxidoreductase DCC family protein — protein sequence MPAIVLFDGDCNFCDASVQFIIRHDRHASIHFASLQSEVGQSFRTRHRIPESVDSIVYIEEGVPYLKSDAAIRIAEHLDGRWRLLRLIRFIPRPIRDHGYTFFAKYRTRLFGKKEVCTLPSPDVRKRFLDR from the coding sequence TTGCCTGCGATTGTTTTATTTGATGGCGATTGTAACTTCTGTGATGCCAGTGTCCAGTTCATCATTCGTCACGACCGACACGCCTCGATTCACTTTGCATCGCTTCAAAGCGAGGTCGGTCAGTCGTTTCGAACACGACACCGGATTCCGGAATCAGTCGACAGTATCGTCTATATTGAAGAAGGAGTTCCCTATTTAAAATCAGACGCTGCGATTCGAATTGCCGAACACCTTGATGGCCGTTGGCGCCTGCTTCGACTTATTCGTTTCATACCTAGACCGATTCGTGATCATGGATATACATTCTTCGCCAAATATCGGACACGTCTATTTGGAAAAAAGGAAGTGTGCACACTCCCTTCACCGGATGTTCGTAAACGATTTTTAGACCGCTAA
- a CDS encoding glutamate-1-semialdehyde 2,1-aminomutase translates to MTTSSNRQSSDALYQDALTHIVGGVNSPSRSFKAVGGGAPVYMERGEGAYFYDVDGNRYIDYLAAYGPIITGHAHPHIHEALVNASLKGLLYGTPHRLEVEFAKKLKQAIPSMDKVRFTNSGTEAVMTTVRVARAYTGRELVVKFSGCYHGHSDLMLIAAGSGPATLGSPDSAGVTKATAKEVITVPFNDIDAYREMMKEWGDQIACVLVEPIVGNFGIVEPKPGFLQAVNDITHEHGALVIYDEVITAFRFTYGSAQQVYGIEPDMTALGKVIGGGLPIGAYGGKAEIMETVAPLGPAYQAGTMAGNPASMATGIACLEVLEQPGVYEKLDALGAKLEAGIREAAEKHDVTITINRLKGALTVYFTDEIVTDYEGAEKSDGEKFGRFFKLMLENGVNLAPSKYEAWFLTTEHTEQDIEETIEAVHRSFAQL, encoded by the coding sequence ATGACTACTTCATCAAATCGTCAGTCATCCGATGCATTATACCAAGATGCACTCACTCACATCGTCGGAGGTGTCAACAGTCCATCCCGCTCGTTCAAAGCGGTCGGTGGCGGCGCTCCTGTTTATATGGAACGCGGCGAAGGCGCCTATTTCTATGATGTAGACGGGAATCGCTACATCGATTATTTGGCTGCTTATGGTCCAATCATTACCGGGCACGCCCATCCACACATTCATGAAGCGCTCGTCAATGCTTCTTTGAAAGGCTTACTTTACGGCACACCTCACCGTCTCGAGGTTGAGTTTGCAAAAAAACTAAAACAAGCCATCCCTTCGATGGATAAAGTACGATTCACGAACTCCGGAACGGAAGCCGTCATGACGACGGTCCGAGTCGCCCGTGCTTACACTGGTCGTGAACTCGTCGTGAAATTTAGCGGTTGTTACCACGGGCACTCCGATCTCATGCTGATCGCGGCAGGTAGTGGTCCAGCGACACTCGGTTCTCCTGACTCTGCAGGTGTGACGAAAGCCACTGCTAAAGAAGTCATCACCGTCCCGTTCAACGATATCGATGCATATCGAGAAATGATGAAAGAATGGGGAGACCAGATTGCTTGCGTTCTCGTCGAACCGATTGTCGGGAACTTCGGAATCGTTGAGCCAAAACCTGGCTTCCTCCAAGCTGTCAATGACATTACGCATGAACACGGTGCCCTCGTCATCTATGATGAGGTCATCACGGCGTTCCGCTTCACGTACGGAAGTGCCCAACAAGTATATGGCATCGAACCGGATATGACGGCACTTGGGAAGGTCATCGGTGGTGGTCTACCAATCGGCGCCTACGGCGGGAAAGCTGAAATCATGGAGACGGTCGCTCCACTCGGACCTGCATATCAAGCCGGTACAATGGCCGGGAACCCAGCCTCGATGGCGACAGGAATCGCTTGCCTTGAAGTACTCGAACAACCTGGTGTTTATGAGAAGTTAGATGCTCTCGGCGCAAAACTGGAGGCCGGCATCCGCGAGGCGGCAGAAAAACATGACGTCACCATCACAATCAACCGTTTAAAAGGTGCCCTTACCGTTTACTTCACGGATGAAATCGTCACCGATTATGAAGGTGCGGAAAAGTCAGACGGTGAGAAGTTCGGACGATTCTTCAAGTTGATGCTTGAAAACGGTGTGAACTTGGCTCCATCTAAATATGAAGCCTGGTTCTTGACGACGGAGCATACGGAACAAGATATCGAAGAGACAATCGAAGCGGTCCACCGCTCGTTTGCTCAACTTTAA
- a CDS encoding YgzB family protein, with translation MKKRGNKINRARNIALLLIFGGIGVMYLGLLAKSITWLMIIFMLLGFIMVLASSALYFIVGLASTKAIIVTCPNCEKETKMLGRVDLCMHCDEPLTIDQSLEGKEFDEKYNKRQSQQTD, from the coding sequence ATGAAAAAACGGGGGAACAAAATCAACCGCGCACGTAATATAGCACTACTCCTCATCTTTGGCGGAATCGGTGTCATGTATCTTGGACTTCTCGCGAAATCCATCACATGGCTCATGATCATTTTTATGCTACTTGGATTTATCATGGTACTCGCAAGCTCTGCCCTTTACTTTATCGTCGGTCTGGCCTCGACGAAAGCCATCATCGTGACTTGTCCGAACTGTGAAAAAGAAACGAAGATGCTCGGACGTGTCGATTTATGTATGCACTGTGACGAACCACTCACCATCGATCAGTCGCTCGAAGGTAAAGAGTTCGATGAGAAATACAACAAACGTCAGTCACAACAAACCGACTGA